A portion of the Leptospira noumeaensis genome contains these proteins:
- a CDS encoding calcium:proton antiporter has product MANSKTISSNDWLSFTSFLVLLFAMIAPIGEGLLIAFAVVFLAAGISSAVHSAEVIAERVGPALGTLILAISVTVIEVALIVSLMSNDTADSPQIARDTVFAALMIVTNGIIGICILLGGLKHKELGFQSVGTTALLGVLAVLSTLTLVLPLFTTSTNKGTYSAGQLIFVSLASLVLYGSLVWSQTKSHKNFFAAGETEVSESEITGTRPSKKRAITSFISLLFSLVAVVGLSKILSPTIESTINALGAPKAVVGIVIAILVLAPETLAAMNAAKINELQTSLNLALGSGAASIALTIPAVSLYSLMFDKPLTLGLDSKGIVFLMVTFLAGSFTFGSGRTTSLHGLIHLVIMASFLAISLMP; this is encoded by the coding sequence ATGGCAAATTCAAAAACAATCTCATCCAATGACTGGCTCTCGTTCACATCTTTTTTAGTATTATTATTTGCTATGATCGCACCAATTGGCGAAGGGCTTCTCATCGCATTCGCTGTTGTTTTTTTGGCTGCCGGTATCTCAAGCGCCGTCCATAGTGCAGAAGTTATAGCCGAACGTGTTGGTCCTGCACTCGGAACTTTAATTTTGGCAATATCAGTGACTGTCATTGAAGTAGCACTCATTGTCAGTCTTATGAGTAATGACACCGCCGACTCACCTCAAATTGCAAGAGATACAGTTTTTGCAGCTTTAATGATTGTAACAAATGGAATCATAGGCATTTGTATTCTGTTAGGTGGATTAAAGCATAAAGAACTAGGATTTCAATCGGTGGGGACAACGGCTTTACTTGGAGTTTTGGCCGTACTTTCAACACTCACTTTAGTATTACCTCTATTCACTACTTCCACCAACAAAGGAACTTATAGTGCAGGGCAACTGATTTTTGTTTCCTTAGCTTCCCTTGTTTTGTATGGATCTCTTGTTTGGTCACAAACAAAATCTCATAAAAACTTTTTTGCCGCCGGGGAAACTGAAGTTTCAGAATCAGAAATTACAGGGACAAGACCGAGTAAAAAAAGAGCCATTACTAGTTTTATTTCCCTTCTATTTTCTCTCGTAGCAGTAGTTGGATTGTCTAAAATCTTGAGTCCGACCATTGAGAGCACCATCAATGCGTTAGGTGCACCAAAAGCAGTGGTTGGGATTGTCATTGCGATTTTGGTTTTGGCTCCAGAAACCTTGGCTGCTATGAATGCAGCCAAAATCAATGAACTACAAACAAGTTTGAACTTAGCTCTGGGATCAGGAGCGGCGAGTATTGCGCTCACAATTCCCGCTGTGAGTTTGTATTCTCTTATGTTTGATAAACCATTAACCCTTGGATTGGATAGCAAAGGGATTGTGTTTTTGATGGTTACTTTTCTTGCAGGAAGTTTTACTTTTGGATCGGGAAGGACCACATCACTGCATGGACTCATCCATTTAGTGATTATGGCTTCCTTTTTAGCTATTTCACTGATGCCTTAG
- a CDS encoding type 1 glutamine amidotransferase domain-containing protein, translating into MILIPIPSSDFDPSEASLPWKLLSESNFKFQFATPNGKKAKADERMLTGKGLGILKSGFMARKDARDAYLEMENSKEFQNPISYSEIKEKDFQAILLPGGHAQGMKEYLESKILQNVIVDFFHSNKPIAAICHGVLLAARSIDPKTNKSVLYEKNTTALLQKQELLAYYTTRLWLGNYYKTYPLTVQAEVTSFLKSKEQFKTGGSLSVRDSLENPDVGFTVVDGNYVSARWPGDAYQFTNAFKTLL; encoded by the coding sequence ATGATTCTAATTCCCATCCCTAGTTCTGATTTTGATCCAAGTGAAGCCTCCCTTCCTTGGAAATTATTATCAGAATCAAATTTCAAATTCCAGTTTGCCACACCTAATGGAAAAAAAGCAAAAGCAGATGAACGGATGTTAACTGGAAAAGGACTGGGAATTTTGAAATCTGGGTTTATGGCACGTAAAGATGCAAGAGATGCTTATTTGGAAATGGAAAATTCTAAAGAATTTCAGAACCCTATTTCCTATTCTGAAATCAAAGAAAAAGATTTCCAAGCCATTCTTTTGCCAGGGGGACATGCGCAAGGTATGAAAGAATACCTAGAATCCAAAATTTTACAAAATGTAATCGTGGATTTTTTTCATTCGAATAAACCCATTGCCGCGATCTGTCATGGCGTTTTACTTGCGGCAAGAAGTATTGATCCCAAAACAAACAAATCTGTGTTATATGAAAAAAATACAACAGCACTTTTGCAAAAACAGGAACTCCTCGCTTACTACACAACCAGACTTTGGTTAGGAAATTATTACAAAACCTATCCGCTGACTGTACAAGCAGAAGTCACAAGTTTTTTAAAATCTAAAGAGCAGTTTAAAACGGGAGGAAGTCTATCTGTACGAGATAGTTTAGAGAATCCCGATGTTGGTTTTACCGTTGTAGATGGAAATTATGTTTCTGCTAGATGGCCTGGGGACGCGTATCAATTTACTAATGCATTCAAAACACTACTTTGA
- a CDS encoding beta-propeller fold lactonase family protein has translation MNSEISKQFYHSKILVVAKIFSLLVCLFSFNACLLNPIVQCILFPEKDPSRNSLFALWALLSNSNSVVELNRTWAGVYKGDSLQLEAQYYLYGNKTDTVFQWTSSNESVATVSPTGLVQSIGNGKIIITATTADGKASATSAITVYSGYLYVSLDDMSTVGFLTMNHTTGALTSFATYSTGAGTGPTGIGVDPFGKFLFTGNFYSGTISQFLINQTTGALTSNTPSFLTDEASPRNLVITPDGKYLYLASEGTSAIRAFSINANGTLTFIASYSTDIGHSQIQISRNGNFIFYMGTLVTEMTSYRINYANGTLSHASTSPSFPNDGSGHVSTHPNGNYIYVSSVPAVTIFSFDENTGNMSFVDSVFHGLSINSTAIHPSGLFYYLLHINEGIISCYTVDPKSGKISYSSNVTGYTPGNLRFMVIDPTGRFAYAADINAANLLQFSINQTTGALTFLGNVNPGGNPWNLTFL, from the coding sequence ATGAATTCGGAAATTTCTAAACAGTTCTATCATTCAAAGATACTAGTAGTCGCAAAAATCTTTTCCTTACTCGTTTGCCTGTTTTCTTTTAATGCCTGCCTTCTCAATCCCATTGTTCAATGTATCTTATTTCCCGAAAAAGATCCTTCCCGCAATTCTTTATTCGCACTATGGGCCTTGTTATCTAATTCCAATTCAGTGGTGGAACTAAACCGTACCTGGGCCGGGGTTTATAAAGGAGATAGTTTACAATTGGAAGCACAGTACTATTTGTACGGTAACAAAACAGACACAGTCTTCCAATGGACCAGTAGCAATGAATCCGTTGCCACAGTATCGCCAACGGGTCTTGTGCAAAGTATTGGTAATGGAAAGATAATCATTACAGCCACTACCGCTGATGGAAAGGCAAGTGCCACAAGTGCGATCACAGTTTATTCGGGATACCTTTATGTCAGTTTGGATGACATGAGTACTGTTGGTTTTCTAACGATGAATCATACCACTGGCGCATTGACATCCTTTGCAACATACAGTACCGGTGCCGGTACTGGGCCAACTGGTATTGGAGTCGACCCTTTTGGTAAGTTTTTATTCACAGGAAATTTTTATAGTGGAACTATCTCCCAATTTTTAATCAACCAAACGACAGGAGCGCTTACATCCAATACGCCAAGTTTTTTGACAGATGAGGCAAGTCCGAGAAATTTAGTCATCACACCCGATGGCAAGTATTTGTATTTAGCTTCCGAAGGTACTTCAGCAATTCGTGCGTTTTCAATCAATGCAAATGGCACTCTCACCTTTATAGCTTCCTATTCAACTGACATTGGCCATTCTCAAATTCAAATCTCTCGGAATGGAAATTTTATTTTTTATATGGGAACCTTAGTCACAGAAATGACTTCATACCGTATCAATTATGCTAATGGAACATTATCACATGCAAGCACCAGTCCTAGTTTTCCAAATGATGGTTCTGGCCATGTTTCGACTCATCCCAATGGCAATTATATATATGTTAGTTCCGTTCCGGCTGTGACCATTTTCAGTTTTGATGAAAATACAGGTAATATGAGTTTTGTGGACTCTGTTTTTCATGGATTGAGCATTAATAGCACTGCGATCCATCCCAGTGGACTTTTTTATTATTTATTACATATCAATGAAGGTATTATTTCTTGTTATACGGTTGATCCCAAGTCGGGAAAAATTTCCTATTCATCTAATGTGACTGGTTATACACCGGGTAATTTGCGATTTATGGTGATCGATCCTACGGGGCGTTTTGCCTACGCTGCCGATATTAATGCAGCTAACTTGTTGCAATTTAGTATTAACCAAACCACGGGTGCACTTACATTTCTGGGAAATGTTAATCCAGGGGGGAATCCGTGGAATTTAACTTTTTTATAA
- a CDS encoding DUF2200 domain-containing protein, whose translation MEPSAKHHERMAEMTFASVYPLYLTKIEKKGRTKKELDQVIEWLTSFDTKKINELIKENVTFESFFAKAKLHKNAEQIKGMICGYRIEEIENPLTRKVRYLDKLVDELAKGKTMEKILRNGSK comes from the coding sequence ATGGAACCAAGCGCAAAACACCACGAAAGAATGGCAGAAATGACTTTTGCCTCTGTCTACCCACTCTACCTGACAAAGATTGAAAAAAAAGGCAGAACCAAAAAGGAGTTAGACCAAGTGATTGAATGGTTAACTTCTTTTGATACAAAAAAGATAAACGAACTCATCAAAGAGAATGTGACCTTTGAAAGTTTCTTTGCCAAAGCTAAATTACATAAAAACGCAGAGCAAATCAAAGGAATGATTTGTGGTTACCGAATCGAAGAAATTGAAAATCCCCTAACACGAAAAGTGCGATATCTAGACAAACTTGTGGATGAACTGGCAAAGGGAAAAACGATGGAAAAAATTTTACGAAATGGATCAAAGTAG